The nucleotide sequence AGCAACTGAATAGCATGTCTGCAAAGAGAATAAGATCTGTTACCATCATTTCTTACTAGTTATGGAGGGGGAGGGAAGGAGAAATCGGCTTGCAGTATCGAACACTACAGTGAGATCTATTCTAAGAGTAACGCAAACCATTACACATCATAGATCAGGTCAACAAGATACGTGCCTAACCTCCAAGGGCTTGTGTCTTTTGAACTCATATTTGAAAACTATTTGAACTCATATTTGAAAACTAATCCATCAAATGCGTGGAAAATACCAAAGAATACAAAAATCTAACCTCAAAGATGTCTGCTGTCCGATCTCGCCTAAAtaagcaagactttcttcatcaatATCAATCTCTTCCACTTGTGCTCGGATAGCCAATATCTGTAAAGGGCAACAAACAAAGATTAGCGAAAATTCTGGACAGGAAAAAAACAGATAGAAATCATGCCCAAAATAAGTAAGAACCTGTATCATCTCAGTAGGGCCATATGTTTCTGTCCGAATAATCACCAACCTATCTAGAAGATCCACTGGTATACCATGTGGACTTGTCATATCAGTTCCTCTGGATAAAATCATTACAAGATTCATTAATCAAGTAATTAATAAATCAAGGTGCAACTTAGTAGACAAGTACGGATTTATGCTGGGTATTGAAGTTAGCTGTGGAGTACTCTTGCAAATAAACTGCTTACCTTACATTACATATTCCCCTATTCGTAGCAAGTATCACAATTGGTGACAATGGGCTCTCCAATGCACGGTTAAGATAAGAAAAACATTCAATATCCAACATGTGGACCTGAAAAAAGATATTTGATTAATTGATTTTGAATAACCAGAAGACAGCCAGACACAATCAAGTTCAACAGTTGTGGCACTGCACCATTAGGCGGATAAAATATGTTTAGCAATCAGCAAAATCAAATGCGCTTTCTACTTAATTTTTTTTGTTAGGACAAGACAGGTGGATTTTTCAATCACAAGTACAATAAAATAATACCTCATCAATGAACAAAACACCAGGTACAAGCTCTGCAATTCCTTCATCAATATATCTGTTTACCACCTGTCATCATATAAAATTAAAAATCAGCTGAAAATTCGATACtgcctaaaaaataaaaaaaaatgttagtcaaaaagaagaagaagaaaaccttATTAATTTCTTGGCGTAGCTTTTCGGTGATTTCAGTCTTTCGTGGTTTCATCATCTGGCCCATAAGGGACAAAATATCTTGGCCACCTTGTGGCTGAGCATTTGCTGCATCAAGGTCATGAAGTGTGACATCCTGCATAAAATGATGAGAAGATTATTTCCTCTTCAGAACAAGAGCATAGAATACATGAAGCCTCCATGTTGAGATGCAAACACAAGCATTAATTTTTATTAAAAATTGCATTAAGAAAAATATCCTCCTTGTGATAATAAACAATCAGGTAATCTAAAAGCAAACTTTCAACTGTTTATTTACTATGTAACAGTAGCAGAAGCAGCAATGATAGAACCAAGTTAATCAGCTCTAAGAGATTCTTGTTGAAAGGACTTGGGCTCATGGCCGATGGTGATGCACATAACCATTGTTTGTTATCCATGTAGATATTATTCTACCAAGGAAGCAACAGTCACTAGCATTGCCCTATAACTTTTCAATATTTGTTGTTCTGGAAATCTGGTGTGCCCATCTTATACTACCTCCCAACTAGCTGATTTGTAAACCACAAAAGCAGCTTCCATTATAGCAGAAAAAAGATGAACAAGGTGGCCAGCAATTTTGCAGGGAAAGTACAAGAAACTTTTTGTAGCTAAAATTGATTGTAGCAAGCTATCATCAACATATCAACTTGCAATACTGTATTCTTATAGCTTTTCACCAACATATTGTGAAGGAAATTAGTCAACAATTTGTGATAGAAATTATCGGTCAAAGTTGCATCTTGAGGAGTATACTGTTCCAATAATGGAAAGATTTGCTTCAATCATGATAACATTCACTAACGAAGGGTACTGCATGAAAAAGATCACTGCAGAAAATAATGAAATGTTATGATTAAGATAGCATCAGAATGATACCTGCACTATTTCCTTTTTCTTATGGACTTCACCTTTGGGGATAGGAACATACTCTTCAGCTTCAAGATCATATTCTGTAGCAAAAGAATCACATCTACCAACTCTTTTCACTGCTCCACTATTTGCTTCGATGTATATAACATCACCCACTGCCACCTATATCCATATGCAGACAATGAGTAACCTAAAGCAACAAATGAAGATAGCAGAATAGATACAGTAACCCAAAAAGCAAATATAGTGCATCTTCTCAATGTTTAAGGAGCTACTCAGCACCAGGACATCTGACAGTGAGTTAGCATAAAATTTTCCCAGAGTAAATTATCAATAGTCCTAGAAGATTTAAAATGTTTGTCAAGACATTATTTCGAGTACGAAACAATTAGACTGCCTATTGTTATTGAAGAGTAAAAACTTAATCCAAAAGTCCACCACCAGCAGGATAGGTAAGGAAGTAGGAAGTTACCTTTTCCTTGATCAAAGCATCATAAATTGAGGGATCTAACTTCAGTTGCTTAGTCCCTTTAACAGTCTTTAGGCCAATGATTACATGGCTAATGCTTTTCGCATATCCACCAGTTGTACTCTCAGCCTCTTCTGGGGAAAGTTCAGTAACCTAGGAACAGAGCAACATTGGTAAATCTATTATAGAAGCAAGAAGTCAACATCAGCTATCAAAGCGATTATGGAAACTGTTGATAAATGAAGGAAACCACTAATCTAATTATAGCCTAGTATCCATTTAACGTTtaacttgggtatgggcatataTGCATTGCTTACCTCTCCTTCGTAGACCTCTTTGTTTTCCTTTATACGCAAACCTATAGCTCTACGGAAATTCTCCATCAGCACCTCAGTTTTCTTGACCTCTGAGGAGTACACTTCTGATCCTACCATAGGACAGAAAGGGACCTGTATTGTAGTGACAGGGGAAGGAAACATTAGATTACGACATAAGCTCTACAGTAAATTCAGCAAGCATTACACCTTAGCAACATCAATAACGTTTACAGACAAACCAATTCAGCTAGTTGAACAAAAATGACATTAATTAAGTATGCTAAAATACCTCAAGATCCCTATGAACTAGCTAAACAGTTTTTTTGTTGTGCCCATCCAGAGCTTCTTGTTCACCAAATAGGGTAATAATCTATAATAAACAGGGTAATTAACTGAAGACAGCCCACAGTTATCAGAACCTATCCTCATCTCCACAACCATGGTCCAATACAGGAATTGAGTAGACGAAAATCTGATACAGTCAGTCATCAATATAGAAAACTAGTAGATTAAATTTGGCCCTCTTTCTTACAAATGTGCAGACCACAATCCATATATTGTTACAGTGGCAGGATATTGGTATGGGACATTATGACCCACAACAAAGCCAAAGGGGAAGTAATAAACCCTAGCTTTACCACCACAATGAACAGCTGATATGTGTGAAACAAAGGAGCAACTGGGCGCACGGACCTTGCTGCCGAGCTCCTGCGCTATGCCGAGCGCTAGCGCCGTCTTGCCCGTGGCGGGCGGGCCCGCAAGGAGCAGCGCGCGGCCGGCCATCTTCTTCTGGCGAATCATGTCGACCGACAGCCCGGCCGCCTCGCGCGCCGCCGCCTGGCCCACGAACCCCGCCGCCAACGGAATCGCCATCCCATTGGCCTGCTCCGCTCCCACAATAAGAAAACCAGGAAAAAAAACAGTGAGGAGTACGCAAACACACAGAAGAGCTAAAACCCTAGAAAACCCAGAGGGGGAAGGAGGAGGAGCGGGCAGctacgtcgaggccgaggcccttGATGTGGGTGTGGGTGGCGATGCGCTCCTTCTTCGAGGTCGACTGCACCTCCTCGATCCTCATCGCCGCTACcgcccctcgccgccgccgccggttatGCGCTCTCTGTTTTCTCTAGAGCTGCTCCCCCGCCGCAACAAAATTGAGCTGGGAGCGGAAGCGGGGACGCTAGGTACCCTACGCTAATTTTTAATTCACGTACATACGCATACCACGCGTACCGACGCTAGGTACAAACGGGGGTGTTTAGATACCCAAACTCCTGAATTTGGCACTATTAAAAAAGAAGAtcttccgtcacatcaaatttacggtacatgcatggagtactaaatgttgacgaaatcaaaaactaattgctcagtttgattgtactttgcgagacgaacgttttgatcctaattagtcaatgtttagacaattattacaaaatacaaacgaaacgttaCAGCGCGCTACGGTGCGCAACGGTAAATTCGGCGTCGCCGAATCGggcgaactaaacatggcccggGTCAAGTTCTTAACCCGTTAGCTCCGCTAACCGGGCCCGGCTGCCTCCTGCGTTCATGGGAGGAGGGACTAATAGGGAGTAGGAAAAACTCTCTCTATATTTATATCTAATAATGGCCCGTTCGCTGGTCTTAAACGGGCTGAAAaaactgttctggctgaattgttatgagagaaaaacattgttccggctaaaaaaaacgAACAAActgaatatgaggtaagccgaacagggccaataaagaggtaaaatttctgaCTATTTTTTTCGTCCATCTATTTTTTATCCTTCTCCTTCTAACTACCGAATAATAGAGAGTTTCTTCCGTTCGGACTTATATATATACAACCCGTGCTCATATGAGTTAGAATAGCTCTTGTCTAACGCGATACGGAGTCGGATTTCAAAATGTATTACGTTGTGTATGATCTATGTTTAACCAAAGAGTCCATACTCCtacgcaaaaaaaaaaatccaaacccCATACGATTACTATATAGAGTAAATCtggcttttttctttttctattccaTCATCTGTTCGGCCTTTTTTTTTTACTATCTCCGATCAGTTACTGTGTCTGATCCGTTTTTCATTTTTGTATTCGTTCCACTTCTTTTCCTGATttcctctttttgtttttttcttcttctttttccttttttttcctatTCTGGACTATCAAGTCCGTTCATGCCCTTTCCCAATTCTCTCataatttttctt is from Miscanthus floridulus cultivar M001 chromosome 7, ASM1932011v1, whole genome shotgun sequence and encodes:
- the LOC136462649 gene encoding ruvB-like protein 1, which codes for MRIEEVQSTSKKERIATHTHIKGLGLDANGMAIPLAAGFVGQAAAREAAGLSVDMIRQKKMAGRALLLAGPPATGKTALALGIAQELGSKVPFCPMVGSEVYSSEVKKTEVLMENFRRAIGLRIKENKEVYEGEVTELSPEEAESTTGGYAKSISHVIIGLKTVKGTKQLKLDPSIYDALIKEKVAVGDVIYIEANSGAVKRVGRCDSFATEYDLEAEEYVPIPKGEVHKKKEIVQDVTLHDLDAANAQPQGGQDILSLMGQMMKPRKTEITEKLRQEINKVVNRYIDEGIAELVPGVLFIDEVHMLDIECFSYLNRALESPLSPIVILATNRGICNVRGTDMTSPHGIPVDLLDRLVIIRTETYGPTEMIQILAIRAQVEEIDIDEESLAYLGEIGQQTSLRHAIQLLSPASVVAKTNGREKICKADLEEVSGLYLDAKSSARLLQEQQERYIT